The Limnospira fusiformis SAG 85.79 genomic interval TTCGACCGTATGTTTGGCGAGGGTGGCTTTAATCGCTTGGAAAAAGCCCAAGTCTTCTCGCAGAGCGATCGCCTCATCCTCAGAAGAACATAACGCGAAGGCTTTGGACAGTTCGGTAACCGCTTGAATGTAGCGCTGGATGCCGTTCTCTCCGGCAAACTCGGGACGTAAAATCCAGTCCGTGGCATTCTTCAAAAGGGTCAGCCGTTGCGGTGGGGTGCCGGTCTGAAAACTAGAATAATCGAAGCCGTGGAACATCGCCCCCACAATTTCGTATTTTTCCAGCATGACGGCAACCGCTTGCTCAATGGGGATGCCTGTTTCTGTCCGATCGCCTTCGGTGTAATCTTTGAGCGCATTTTTGAGGTCTTCGGCAATTCCTAGATAGTCCACCACCAGTCCCCCAGGCTTAGAACCAAATACCCGATTCACCCGAGCGATCGCCTGCATCAAGTTATGACCGCGCATCGGTTTATCGATATACATTGTATGCAGGCAAGGCGCATCAAAGCCCGTCAGCCACATATCCCGGACGATGACCAGTTTGAGGGGGTCCTTGGGGTTGCGTAACCGTTTGGCGATCGCATCTCGTGCTTTCTTCGAGCGAATATGGGGCTGGTAACTCGCCGGTTCCCCAGCGTTGCCGGTCATAATCACTTTAATTGCACCCTTGTTATCGTCCTCATCATGCCAGTCAGGACGCAGTGCAACGAGGTGGCTGTAGAGTTCCACACAGATGCGGCGACTCATGCAGACAATCAACCCTTTGCCCTCCATTGCAGCCAGACGGTTCTCGAAGTGCTGGATAATATCCCCGGCAACTTGGGCGAGTCGTTTTTCCGCGCCAACCATCGCCTCCAACTGCGCCCATTTCCGCTTGAGTTGCTGTTTGGTGGATTGCTCCTCGCTTTCGGTCAGTTCTTCAAAGTCAGGGTCAATCCTCGGTTTTTCGCTCTCATCCAGGTTGATTTTGGCGAGTCGGGCTTCATAGTAAAGTTTGACCGTGGCCTGGTCTTCAACGGCGCGGTGAATGTCGTAGATGTCGATATAGTCGCCGAAAATCTGCTTGGTGTTTTTGTCGGTGGCTTCGATGGGAGTGCCGGTAAACCCGATGAATGAAGCGTTGGGCAAGGCATCTCGCAGGTATTTGGCGAAACCGTAGGCGGTATAGGCTCCTTGTTCGCCGGTTTCTTTATCGGTGGTTTTGACGACTCGGGCGCTGAGGCCATACTGGGAGCGGTGGGCTTCGTCAGCGATAAAGATGATGTTCTGCCGATCGCTGAGTTGTTCATATTCTCCCCCTGGGGTGTCTGGGGCAAATTTCTGGATGGTGGTGAAGATGACCCCGCCAGAAGCGACTTGGAGTTTAGCTTTGAGGTCTTGGCAGTCTTCCGCTTGGGTGGGGGTTTGTCGGAGTAGCTTGCTGCATTTGGAGAAAGTACCCAACAGTTGTTGGTCTAGGTCGTTGCGATCGGTCAGGACAACCAGGGTGGGGTTCGCCATTGCCGGATGCTGGATGACTTTTCCAGCATAGAACGCCATAGAGAGGCTTTTGCCGGAGCCTTGGGTGTGCCAGACAACCCCAACTTTGCGATCGCCTTCGGGAGAGGTAGCCTGGACGGTTTCGGCGACGGCTTTATTGACGGCATGATATTGGTGGTACGCTGCCATCTTTTTGATGAGGGTTTCGCCGTCTGTCTCGAAGACGATAAAGTAATGGATTAAATCCAGAAAGCGGGATTTCTCAAATACCCCTCGGATAGTGACTTCCAGTTCGGGGATGCCTTTGGGTGCGAGGTCTTCTCCATCAATGGTCCGCCAAGGCATGAAGCGATCGCGGTCCGCTGTCAAAGACCCAATCCGGGCGGTTGTGCCATCGGAAATGACTAGGGCCTCGTTATAAGTGAAGAGGCTGGGGATATCTTTTTTGTAAGTCTGAAGCTGGTTAAAGGCTTTTTCAATGTCAGCGTTTTCGTCTGCGGCATTTTTCAGTTCGAGGACGGCGAGGGGGAGTCCGTTGATGAACACCACCACATCCGGGCGGCGGTTTTGCCGTTCGATGACGGTAAATTGATTGACGGCTAACCAGTCGTTATTTTCGAGATGGTCCCAGTCAATTAACCGGGCTTGGTCATCTACTGTGCGATCGGCTCGTTGGTAGGCGACGGGGACTCCTTCGATGATGAGGTCATGAAAGCGCCGGTTGTTTTCGATGAGGTTTTGGGTGTCTGCGCGCAACACTTGCCGGATTACTTCATCTACTGCGTCATCGGGTAGCTGAGGGTTGATTTGGGCGATCGCACGACGGAGGCGACGGGTCAGGATGACTTCGCCAACGGTTTCTCGTTCCGCGTTGGGTTCCCCTGGGGCGATTTCCGGGCCATGTAGGATAGTGTAACCGAGTTCTTCAAAATAGCAGAGGGCTGCTTCTTCAACTTCTGATTCGGTAAAATTGCTCATTTAATATCTCCGGTTTGCAACTTCTGTTTGTAATTGAGGTTTTTAACCTGCTGCTTTTAAATGGCTAGAAATTTTAAAGTTATTTCCCTTAGTTACAACCTCCTAAACTTGGATATTTTCGGAAAAGCTCTCACTCATTTTGCCCGGGAATCGCTGATTTTTTGACCCAAAATAGTCCTCTAGGTTGACCTGAGAAACCTTCGCATACAAAACCACCGGATCGATATCTGCACCATTATCCCAACAGATAGTCCCCAAGCCTGGATTAACGGTGACTGTAGCAA includes:
- a CDS encoding type I restriction endonuclease subunit R, translated to MSNFTESEVEEAALCYFEELGYTILHGPEIAPGEPNAERETVGEVILTRRLRRAIAQINPQLPDDAVDEVIRQVLRADTQNLIENNRRFHDLIIEGVPVAYQRADRTVDDQARLIDWDHLENNDWLAVNQFTVIERQNRRPDVVVFINGLPLAVLELKNAADENADIEKAFNQLQTYKKDIPSLFTYNEALVISDGTTARIGSLTADRDRFMPWRTIDGEDLAPKGIPELEVTIRGVFEKSRFLDLIHYFIVFETDGETLIKKMAAYHQYHAVNKAVAETVQATSPEGDRKVGVVWHTQGSGKSLSMAFYAGKVIQHPAMANPTLVVLTDRNDLDQQLLGTFSKCSKLLRQTPTQAEDCQDLKAKLQVASGGVIFTTIQKFAPDTPGGEYEQLSDRQNIIFIADEAHRSQYGLSARVVKTTDKETGEQGAYTAYGFAKYLRDALPNASFIGFTGTPIEATDKNTKQIFGDYIDIYDIHRAVEDQATVKLYYEARLAKINLDESEKPRIDPDFEELTESEEQSTKQQLKRKWAQLEAMVGAEKRLAQVAGDIIQHFENRLAAMEGKGLIVCMSRRICVELYSHLVALRPDWHDEDDNKGAIKVIMTGNAGEPASYQPHIRSKKARDAIAKRLRNPKDPLKLVIVRDMWLTGFDAPCLHTMYIDKPMRGHNLMQAIARVNRVFGSKPGGLVVDYLGIAEDLKNALKDYTEGDRTETGIPIEQAVAVMLEKYEIVGAMFHGFDYSSFQTGTPPQRLTLLKNATDWILRPEFAGENGIQRYIQAVTELSKAFALCSSEDEAIALREDLGFFQAIKATLAKHTVEGSKTKAELDAAVRQIVTRAIASDQVIDIFATGGLDKPEISILSDQFLEEVRGLPQKNLALEILRKLLNDEIRSRSRRNVVQSRQFSEMLENTIKRYQNRSIESTQVLQELIALGQQIREAHQRGEQLGLTEDELAFYDALEVNDSAVKLLGDATLKKIARELVTAIRQSVTIDWTERETVRAKMRATVKRLLRKHGYPPDKQPKAIETVITQAQTLCRDWAA
- a CDS encoding DUF2442 domain-containing protein, which produces MLKDIIEAQPLEGYQVYLKFEDEVQGVIDLTKIIEFTGIFAPLSDPDYFATVTVNPGLGTICWDNGADIDPVVLYAKVSQVNLEDYFGSKNQRFPGKMSESFSENIQV